The Nitrospirota bacterium genome segment GAACGGCGGCATCGGTCCTGACAGTCCTGAGGTCCGTCGAGAATCACACCCCACAGCACGATAGTCGTTGCGTCCAAGCGGCAACGGTCTTCCCCTTGCGCATCCAGGAGCGCTCCCACGGGATAAAATGGCAGCGGCAGGGCTTCAGATGGACCGGCGTTTGGCATACGTTACACCCTCAACCGATCCCTCCGCCTGATTCAGACAGGAAATCGATTGAAAAAATACTCCCGGCGCGATAAGCTCGCCTCACTGTCGATCACGCACACGACACAGTCCCAATCCTACCCTGACGTTCGACGAGTTCTACCATGCGGAGAGGTGCGAGAGTGGCCGAATCGGGCAGTCTCGAAAACTGCTGTCCTGGCAACGGGACCGTGGGTTCGATCCCCACCCTCTCCGCCAAACCAAGCTTGCTCGTGCCGTCGGCCTTCTAATCGAGGTCGGCGGTCAGCCCCTCAGTCTTCCTGCTTCTGCGCTTTTCCCTGCAACGCTCGCCTGAGCTCGACCATCGCCAAGGTATCCCGCTCGCAATAGCGCAACAAGGCCTCTTCAATCGAAGCCCGCTCGACCCAATCCGTTTCGACAAAGACCATCCGGTAATATTGACTGGCTGCATGGCCTCCCTCTTTGATCGCCAAATCGTCATAAGCGAGCGAGGGCACCATGGCAGGCAACACCGACTTGATGGAATAGGATCCGCCGAAATCTGGATGATAATAATGGTCTCGTATGATCGGAAAGAGATCCCAAAGCCTGGCAATGATGCGCTGCAACGCCGGCTTCAATGAGGGAATCGCGACAGCCAGCTGCTCCAGAACGGACCGCTCGTAGGGCGAATAGACACAGATACTCCCCTTCTCCCCCAGAGATTCCAGTAAGGATTCAGCCAGCACCCTCCTGGGATCTCCCACATCCTTGTGCAAAAACTCCTCGTGAGACAGCTCACCGGTAACCTGCTCAATATGATTCGACCATTGAACTGGAAGGGCCTGATAGGGTCTCGTCTCAGAAAATCGTGGCACAGCCAGCATGACCGTTTCAAAGTCGAGGTGATGCACCGGATACTGGACGGCCTTCAACATCGCGCCGAGCTTCGCGGAGGTCCACTCGACATTCTCCTTCACACGGCGCTGCACCGGCGAGAGCTTCGTGCCAGCCGGGATCTCGTCAATCGTCGTTACTCCCTGCTCGGTCAACTGACCGACGATCTGTTTCGCGCCAGGCAAGTAATGAATCCACCGATCCGGCTTGTCTTTGGTGCAATGGTCCCAGAAGGGGCAATCATAGGGAGTATGGCAATGCCGGTCCGGCTCGATGGCGGGAGCTTGCGCCTGAAGCAACATGCTGGACATCTCGGCCAACCGCCCCGGCACTTCAGCCCTGCGCTGCGCCACAGCCTCGGATAGATCTTGGATCGCAAACAGTTCTGTCAGATCGACGGCCCCCTCGCGATAGAGATACGAGGTGTTGATATGCATGAGGCCCACTGAGACCAGCGTCAGTCCCGCCCCTTGAATCACCTCGCTTTGCACCGCGAGATCTTCAAGATGGATGTCTTTGACCCTGGTGGAAGACTTGACCTCGATCAAACGCCAGCCTCCAGGCTCTCCCTCCGCGGACGGCACCCGCTCCAGCACATCCGCGCGAATCAGCACTCCGCCGTGCAAGAAGGCCGCTTCGAAAATCGCCGGCACCGAAAGATCCTCGATCAAGGCCGCCGTCTGCGCCAGCGCCGCCTCGGTCTGGCGATAACCGGCAGTCACCAGGACACCGCCCGCAAAGCGACTCCTGGCCAGCTCCCCGACTTCTGTCCCCATCTCGAACATCGCCTGCGTCGCCGCGTCCGGCTTGGTCGCAAGAAAGGGCTGATGGATTTCAAGGTATAGGCGCTTGTGACATTGCAGACCAGATAGAAATTTCGACTTGGAGAGGCGCGGAGCCTTCGGAAGAGCAGTTGGTACGGGATCGTTCAGTTCATTCATCGTACATGACCCTAATCGGACAGCCCCTCATTTGTCCAGCAGGCAGAATGTTCAACAAGGCCAGCTCGTCGTTCGTCGTACGTGAAGCGTCGCTCGTTCAAAGAAAAGAGCATATGGCGTATAGCGAATAGCCTATGGTCCGGAATGAAGAGGGGCTGTCTGTGCTACCAACTATAAGCCATTAGCCATACGCTCTCATCCCCAACGAGATACGCTTCACGATTCACGAGTGACGGTCTTCTTATGCTGGCGGCCTTTGGCAGCAGCCTGCTAGGATGGCCACACATGGCATCCCGCATCGCCCAAATCAGAAAATCCGTCCTGACCCTTGCCCTGCCAGTTACGGTCAGTAGCCTACTCCAACGGACCGAAGGCATCGCCGCCGTCTTCCTCGTGGGCGGGCTTGGCGCGACCTCCATTGCCGCAGTCGGACTCGGCCAATTGCTGGCCTTCATGTCCACTACGCTCGTCTCCGGCTTGTCGGTGGGCGCCAACGTCCTTATCGCCCAACTCTGGGGAGCCCGCCGCACCAAAGACGTCGGAGAAGCAGCCACCCATCTCCTTGGATTGGCCGCCCTCGTCTCCTGCGCCCTCGTGATCCTCGGACTGTCCCTCAATCGTCTCACCATGGAACTCTTAGGCGCGGAGCAGGACGTCATCGCCTTGGCCCTGCCCTACTCGAACCTCATCTTCCTGGTCATTCCCTGCACCATTTTCCTTCAAGTGCTCTCCTCGATGATGCAAGGAACCGGCGACACCAAAACGCCGATGTATGCCTTGATCGCAGTGAATCTCCTCTACCTGACGATCGCCTATCCGCTGGTCTACGGGCTCTGGGGTTTCCCAGCCTGGGGCCTCACGGGAGCAGCTGTGGCCACAGGACTCGCAGAAGGAACCGGCGTCCTCTATCTCCTCTGGGTCAATCGAAAAGTCTTCAAGAAGTCGCTCGCGATACGCCGCGATCTCATGCGCTCCACCTGGCAGATCGGCGCACCGGTTTCCGGAGAACGGATCTTTCAACAAGCAGGCATCATCATTTACACCAAGATCGTTCTGCTCTACGGAACCGTGACCTACGCAGCCCATCAAGTCGGCCTCTCGATCGAGTCCCTCTCGTTCCTGCCTGGATATGGTTTTGCCATTGCGGCTGCCACGATGGTGGGACAGAGTATCGGCGCGGGAAAATATGTGCGGGCGAAACTCGAAAACTGGGAGGCGAACCGTCTGGCCAGCATCGCGATGGCCTCGATGGGCGTCTTGTTCTTCTTCTTTCCTTACATCCTGCTTCGCGCCTTTACCCATGACGAAGCGGTCGTCGAACTCGGGACCGTATTTCTGCGCATCGTCGCCGTGCTCCAAGTGCCACTCGCCCTCACCATGGTCCTGGCAGGGTCGCTGCGCGGAGCGGGCGACACCAGATTCATCATGCTGGCCACGACCATCGGCATGTGGGGAGTCCGCGTGCCCCTCGCCATCATCGCTGGCCCCTGGCTTGCGCTGGATGTGCTCTATGTCTGGAGCGCGATGATCGCGGATTGGACGGTCAGAATGGCGTTACTCTTGTGGCGTTACAGATCGGAGCGGTGGAAAGCGATTCGGGTCTTTAGATAAACGATCCTTCTCAGCGTTGACGCAGTGCAGAGTCAACAACGAGCGAACCACACAATTAAATACGCCCCATCCAATAACCAGGCTCACGATGTAGGTGCGCCACGGCTACGACAATGATCGTTTCTCGATCGACACCGTAAATTATCCCGTATGGAAAACGGGCCAACAGGCAACGACGCAGGCCAGGCTCTATCTCAGGGCACGACATCGGGAAAGCCACGGCCCGCCGAGCTGCCCGGTCCAATTCGTCAAGAAACTCCTGTCCTGACCCTGCCGCCTGCTCGTTGTACCAAGCCACCGCGTCATCGAGCTCCCGCTGGGCCAAGAGAAGAAAGCGTAGCTTCACGATCGGCGATGCTTGGCCATAACGGTTTCATAAGGCACCGTTGGAGCCTGGCCTGTTTTATAAGCCGCCCAGCGCTTGCGCGCCTCCTCCGCCCATACCCGGTCGATCTCCGGGTCCGGCCTGTCCATATCGGCCAGGATTGTATCCACCAACTGCAACTTCTCTACATCTGGCAGACCATGAATCTCCGCCGCGAGCCTGTCCACTATCTTGGCCATGTGAGTCCTCCATGCCATTCCACCGCAAACTACCCAGCGCCAGTGCGACTATTCTACCCCAAACCATGTCGATCCCCAAATCTCCGCCAGCCTAGCCTGGGAAGGGAATAGGGACACGGCTCAAGCAGATGGCTTTACCGCAGCGCTAGCGCAATGCAGGGTCGAGCAATGACCATCGGCACTCTCAATCTTTCCTAGATCGTGCCCAATTACAGTAGCGATGCGTTAGGCGGGCGTTTTCAGGAATGGTCTTGCCGCCTGTCCAATACTGTTTAATGTGGTCGATCGCCGAATCATCGACTTCCAAAATCTTTTGATTGCAGATTGAGCACGCGCTATTTGCCTTAAACAGAGACTCCTTCAGCTGAGCCGAGAAGCATCGAGGCTCTTTCCGCCCAACCCCAACAACATCTTGAAGCGCAATTCGCCAAATATCGAAACGTTTGGTTATCGCTTGAAGCGAACTAGTCGATAGCTCAATAGAGTCGATAAAATCCTGATTGTCGGTCATAAGGAATATCAGGGCTTCTCTAATTGCATCGAGGTTCTGAAAAACCACGTTCTTATCT includes the following:
- a CDS encoding DUF2779 domain-containing protein, whose translation is MNELNDPVPTALPKAPRLSKSKFLSGLQCHKRLYLEIHQPFLATKPDAATQAMFEMGTEVGELARSRFAGGVLVTAGYRQTEAALAQTAALIEDLSVPAIFEAAFLHGGVLIRADVLERVPSAEGEPGGWRLIEVKSSTRVKDIHLEDLAVQSEVIQGAGLTLVSVGLMHINTSYLYREGAVDLTELFAIQDLSEAVAQRRAEVPGRLAEMSSMLLQAQAPAIEPDRHCHTPYDCPFWDHCTKDKPDRWIHYLPGAKQIVGQLTEQGVTTIDEIPAGTKLSPVQRRVKENVEWTSAKLGAMLKAVQYPVHHLDFETVMLAVPRFSETRPYQALPVQWSNHIEQVTGELSHEEFLHKDVGDPRRVLAESLLESLGEKGSICVYSPYERSVLEQLAVAIPSLKPALQRIIARLWDLFPIIRDHYYHPDFGGSYSIKSVLPAMVPSLAYDDLAIKEGGHAASQYYRMVFVETDWVERASIEEALLRYCERDTLAMVELRRALQGKAQKQED
- a CDS encoding MATE family efflux transporter; translated protein: MASRIAQIRKSVLTLALPVTVSSLLQRTEGIAAVFLVGGLGATSIAAVGLGQLLAFMSTTLVSGLSVGANVLIAQLWGARRTKDVGEAATHLLGLAALVSCALVILGLSLNRLTMELLGAEQDVIALALPYSNLIFLVIPCTIFLQVLSSMMQGTGDTKTPMYALIAVNLLYLTIAYPLVYGLWGFPAWGLTGAAVATGLAEGTGVLYLLWVNRKVFKKSLAIRRDLMRSTWQIGAPVSGERIFQQAGIIIYTKIVLLYGTVTYAAHQVGLSIESLSFLPGYGFAIAAATMVGQSIGAGKYVRAKLENWEANRLASIAMASMGVLFFFFPYILLRAFTHDEAVVELGTVFLRIVAVLQVPLALTMVLAGSLRGAGDTRFIMLATTIGMWGVRVPLAIIAGPWLALDVLYVWSAMIADWTVRMALLLWRYRSERWKAIRVFR
- a CDS encoding type II toxin-antitoxin system RelE/ParE family toxin — encoded protein: MKLRFLLLAQRELDDAVAWYNEQAAGSGQEFLDELDRAARRAVAFPMSCPEIEPGLRRCLLARFPYGIIYGVDRETIIVVAVAHLHREPGYWMGRI
- a CDS encoding addiction module protein, yielding MAKIVDRLAAEIHGLPDVEKLQLVDTILADMDRPDPEIDRVWAEEARKRWAAYKTGQAPTVPYETVMAKHRRS